CTGACCCGACCTCGCTAGCCGCCGAGAACGCGGGCCGCCTCGGGATCGGACTCCCGCAGGAACTCCGCGCACCGCTCGGCCTCGTCGAGTTCCCCGATCTCCCCGGCGGCGCGGGCGAGATCGTGCAGGCAACGCAGGAACCCACGATTGGGCTCATGGCTCCACGGCACCGGCCCGAAGCCCTTCCACCCTGCTCGACGCAGCGAATCGAGGCCGCGGTGATAGCCGACCCGCGCGTAGGCGTAGGAGTCGACGATCCGCCCGTCGGCGTAAGCGATGTCGGCAAGGTCGGCCCATGCCGCGCTGTAGGTGGGGAAATGGGCCGCAACCTGCGCCGGGTCGTCGGTCGAGGCGCGGGCAGCTTCGGCGTCGATCTGCGGGGGCAGCCGGGTGGCCGGCGGCTCGGGTATCAGGTTCTGGTGGGAACTCATCCCCGCATTCTTCCTGGTGCGAACCGTTAGGTTGACAGCAAGGGGATCTTCGGGGCCACCGACGGTCCGCAAGGGTTGGGAGAATGGCATGGCAAACGCACCTACCGTCGGACTTCTCGTGACGCTGCAGGCGAAGCCGGGCCAGGAGAGCGCCGTCGAGAGCTTCCTCAACTCCGGCCGAGCGCTGGTCGACGACGAACCAGCGACCACGGCGTGGTTTGCGATCCGGCTCGGGCCATCGACGTACGGGATCTTCGACGTCTTCCCCGACGATGCCGGCCGTGACGCACATCTGTCGGGCCGGGTCGCCGAGGCGTTGATGGCACAGGCACCCGATCTCTTCAGCGAAGGGCCGAAGATCGAGAAGGTCGACGTCCTCGCGTCAAAGCTGCCTTAGCGCCCGCCGTACGCCGACCGCACCGTCGCCGCCCGATGGACAAAACCCACTAGTAGTCGGTTTTGTCCACCGGGGTCTTACCGGCCGGTCCAGGCGGCGGCCCAGGTCTTCGGACCGATGAAGCCGACGACGTGCAGGCCGTTGCGCTGCTGCAGGATCTTGACGTACTTCAGGGTCGTCGTACCGAAGTAACCGGTGCCCTGGAACGGGTAGCCGCGCTTACGCATCTGCAACTGCCATTGCCGGATGTGCGGGCCGAAGTTGCCGAAGAAGTACTGCACGCCCGGCCACGGTGGCGCCTTCGTCGTCGGACCGCCCGGACG
Above is a window of Mycobacteriales bacterium DNA encoding:
- a CDS encoding antibiotic biosynthesis monooxygenase → MANAPTVGLLVTLQAKPGQESAVESFLNSGRALVDDEPATTAWFAIRLGPSTYGIFDVFPDDAGRDAHLSGRVAEALMAQAPDLFSEGPKIEKVDVLASKLP
- a CDS encoding DUF3151 domain-containing protein, with amino-acid sequence MSSHQNLIPEPPATRLPPQIDAEAARASTDDPAQVAAHFPTYSAAWADLADIAYADGRIVDSYAYARVGYHRGLDSLRRAGWKGFGPVPWSHEPNRGFLRCLHDLARAAGEIGELDEAERCAEFLRESDPEAARVLGG